The nucleotide window TCCTCCCGACGGTTCTTAAATTCAAAGTTGGCAAAGTCCAGCTCGGCATCCCAAGGAGCGCGGCTCACCTTCTTCTCGGCACTTCTTTTGAAGATGTAATAGGCAAAGTCTTTGTCAATGTCTCCTGCCTTCTCAGGTTCGTTGACACCTTTGACCTCCGCTTCCTTCTTAGCCTCCTCATCTCTTTTGAAAATATAATAGGCAAAGTCCTTGTCAATGTCCCCTGCCTTCTCAGGCTCCACGACGTTTATGACTTCCGATTGCTTCTTAGTCTCTGCGTCTCTTTTGAAAATATAATAGGCAAAGTCCTTGTCAATATCACCCCGGGCGACAATATTTCCGGCGTCTACTACATTCATCAGCTTCAAGTGGCAACGAAACCAGAATGTAGACGCTAAATGGCTTCAGCGACCTTGGTCAACTTACCAGCTCTGGCGATCAATGGCATAGCCGCTGCCTGAGCTGCGAAGTAAGTAAGGATTGTGGTCTTTGTAACGAGCATCTTGTAGAATCACTAGTATAAGTGGATTGGAAACGAGACGGTGAGATGAGTGTTTGAGAGAGCAATAACGTGTGAGAGGCTACACACATATATATCAACATATATATACACAAATATATCTATGTATGGCAACGTATCAGTCTTCGGTGACTTATGAACGACATTGTGTCATAAAAGCAGCGACAGGTTTGCAGAGGACTGTCGAATAACTTCTTCAGATATTCTGGTAGGTCCAAGGAATCTGAGGGGAAGGCCACAACATCATCCGTGTAAATGCAATTGCCGACTTTGACATGATCCCTGACCTCGCGATCCCCGGCCGCCTGTGTCGTGTTGGTTTCTTAGTGACGCCGATTCAGTGAAAGGAAGGAAGGTTAGCGTCTCAAAGCATCATATTCCCAGCCACAAAAAATCTTGACAGGCAGGTTTTTGTATCATATCTGAGATTGAAAGGAGTCAGATGGAAGTTTGTGTCGTTGACAACAAGGTTATGTCAGCGTTGTGTTGAGgaagtggggggggggggggggggggggcgggggggacTTCCAGTGACCACTAGGGAAGTGGAAAACAGGCTGGTCCCGCTTCTCAATGGAAACCACCCAACCTATCAGTCTTGACGCCCTGTTGCAGAGAAGAAAACGGGCGCATGTTTGGGTTTGTGCCTGTCAGTGTAGTCAGTAACACCAATGAATCAGGACAGCTTGAAGTTATTTCAGTCTTAGACCCAGGCTGCAGTATCTTGCGGTTATGCCGGTGTAAAGTTACCTTTCAGCTTCACAAAGAAGGTAGGCTGGACAAGTGTTGCCTTTCCTTGTCCAGCTTTCTGATGATGCACTGACCTTCATTGCCTCTGCGCACTGCCTGTTCAAGAACGGACCGAAAGCACTTCTTAGGTGCTGAATCCCAAAGTCTAAAAAAGCAAAAGGATTAGACGACAGCCAAAAGTTTACACTTCCAATGAATCGCCATAAGCGGAATTCAATACACATGTATCCGAACGTAAACACCGTCGCTAGTTGGGGTGTTGATAGAGGTTGCTCTtgtcatcatcctcctcgtcgtcggcattCAGGCTCCATGTCACACTATTGTACATCTGTATGGACTTTTAAACACACCCCATACCATCTGAATGTGCAAGCTTGTATCTTTTTTAGTGCTAGGGATATGTTTTTTAGGTTCGGGTTCGGTCAGTGTGGCTCTCCGGCGGTGTTCTGCCAACTTGGTCTCGAATGGGTACCTTGTCCTGATGGGTAGCGTCACACGAAGAGTATGAGCACCAAGGATGATACGAGGATTGTGGGCACGAGTGACTTAGTTGTAATGAGTACGGCTGTGTGGTTTTACTGGTTGTTTCTCGTTTGAATAAGACTGTTATTGGTACAGCGATTTGCAGATATCGAGCACAATGAATGAACTACACAAAACACACAAGCAACCCCCGGTTATGCAAAACTAGCGGGGGGTGGGAATGAGATTCTGATTAAGTGCAAATGAAAATAACAAGAGTTCAGGGTCTGAATCTGAAGGCCGAAACCGGAAGTCTTCCAAAGGGCTCACACTCTCCTGGAACTTCAAACCTCCCACTTTGCTACGTACCAGCCGATGTCTTGGACCGCCCAGCTGCTTGCGCCTTTCTCGTCCTTAGCAACACGAATGCTCTTCTGTGCTCCGATGCACGCTTTTTCGACACTGTCAAGCAGACCAGTTGGCCCAGAGCTGTATACCCATGCGTGCCCGCTCGAAGATGCAACCGCCCCTCCAGCTAAAGCAAGAGCGTTGTTCAGATGCTCCGAAGGAACGACTCTGCCAATCTCTGAGCTCACGTGTGTGAAAGTCGTCAGGTTCGGCACAGAATTCGCCGTCTGTTGGAGATCTGTCCATTCCCTGATCATCGAGGCCTCTCTGTCTCGCACAGTCCAAACCAGAGTGAAAAACGTGTTCTCGGGACGTCTCTCCAGCCACCAGTGTGCGAGACTGCAAGCGCCAGTGATTCCTGTGCCTCCCACAATGCAAATAAGATGGGAGGCTGTTTCGAATCCATTGTCACCGACACCGTAAGGACCCTCAGCTCTAACGTTTATGGTCTTGGTGCTCAATGGCTCAGACACGAGCGAGGCCAGCTTCCAGGTCCATTCCTTGTTGAGTCTTCTCTGGGACTTTCCAGTGGTCGGTTGCAGAAGGAAGACGGGACCAGAGTCGATGGAGCTTGGGATCGCTGCAGTGAAGGCGTGGTTTTGAAGTCTGCTGATGGCCGGGATCTGGAGGTGATAGTAGAGAAGTGGCTGGAAACTAGGCCTGCCTTTCTCTTCCAAGGCAATTACTCTACTGTAAGAGTCATCTAACTTCCTCAGTGGAGGCAAAGTGATCCGGAGCCACCCGTTTCCTGCGTTCTCCAAGGTGGCACTCGTCTTTGAAGAAAGACCCCCCGCTTCTCCCGCGAAGATGCGGCATGCCCAATCGGCAAGCCATAGGAGCAAGCCGGGCATGAGAAGGTAAAAGTCAGTGCTGGCGTGAATGCTAGCTGCGACGAATATGACCAGGCCAAAGAGAACGTGGTTGTAGTAAAAGAAGTTGTAGTGGTTCCGGCGAATCCAGGGTATCGACGTGATGACGATAATCCACACCGGCAAGATCGCAGCGATTCCGGTATAAGTGGTCAAGGTGAACCATTCGCTTCGCTGCTTGCTCTCTGAGAGTGTCATTGCCGGGTTTCCTGTGGCAAAGGCTTCTTCTTTCGCCTCATCTCCCTCGCTGCTGGAATCGCTCGCATAAATCTGCCTCGGGTCAGAATCATCGATTCGAAAATCTCCGCCGGGATGTATGTACTCACGATATAGGTGATACCATGGGcagttgccgccgccgagtaGAGATACGCGACCATCTTATGCATGAACAACAGCGTGCTTTGATGCAGCGAGAGTCCCTTTCCAATCAGACTGTTTCTCGAGACGGGAATGATCAAGAGCCCCAACAATATGTCAGCATAATGCCCGGTGACGCCCGTGATGGTGAGTTGGATCTTGGCACTCATCCAGCCAAGAGGGTCCGCTCGCTGGCCCCAAAAGTCCCATTGTGCCGGTAGCCAAAAGACTGTTGTCGAAGCGGTGACTCCAACAATCCAGACGGAAGCCAACAAGCCACCAACGGTCACGCTCTTGCTCACGAGTGGCCCACCAGGTAGCAGATGATGACCACTGATCGTCCGAACTCGGGGAAAGTATTTTCGGAGCAGAAGCGCGATGCCAAGTACCGCAAGAAGGCCGTAGTAAATGATGAGATGTAGCCGTGTTTCGAAGTCGAAATAATCTTCGGAGCAGATCGTTGCGTAACACGGCACGAAGGTGAGCACTATTACTGCTGCGGCCGATACGGCGAATGTAAGGAACAACACAATGTTGCACAATAATTGATTCATGGTCGGAAGTTTTGCGGTTGCGAAGGGGATGTTGAACGTGAAGCGGAAAGGTTGGAAGTGATGGTTATTGATTATGGAAACTGGTTCTCGGTTTACCTCACTCGAGAAGAGAGACTTTTAGTATTTAAACCATGCGAAAGATGAATCCCGCATCAATGAATACCGACTGACAAACCCCCTATTGATTGAGTATGACACGGCTTacatcccctcccccgtaGTTGATCACGAAGCCAAGAAATGCGCAGCAAGTGTAACTCTCACTTTTAGAGTGCCAAGACGGCGCTTGCTGAGCTTTTGTAAAGGCAAAACCAATTGTCAGTCTTTCGTGAGCTGACGATAATGCCCGACGGAGTTTTCAAGCTAATTCCGCTCTCCAGCGGATAGTATCGACAACTACTCGCCTAATTGGAACGCCCTGGCTCCAGATTGCGTCGGTATTCGAGCCCTGGGTTTCTTGTTAAACTGACAGTCACGCGAAACGGCTATGGTTTAGGCTAGAAACCCTTCTGGGATAGATGTAGCTCTCATTTAATCCACATGTCTAAGTATAGTTCTAGTCCTGCATTCATGCTAGGAATAGCCGTTACGAGTCCGACTACTTTGACTGACCTTGGTTTTCAAACAATCTTCATTTACTCTTCAAAAACTTTGCAGAGCGCgttgccttggttggcaATTGGTCCGAAATGACTCTGAAGTGTCTCCAATGCCTCCTTAACCCTCTGTTCAAGGCGCTTCACTTGGGTAACTAACTCAAGCTTAGCCTTGAAAACTTTTGACCTTGGCGTTGCTTCGCCCTACCAGTCAGTGCAGGATAAGTTGTTACACTTATTTCTGTTTCCTTTCTTGTTTGGACGTCTTTTTCCTCACTTCCACCCATCATTCTGCGAATTGTCGGCGTGAGTCTGGTTCAGACAGACTACACCGTCAGCCACCCTATCATGGGTAGAGTACGATTTGACCGGATCTTACCACCATCTGTTCTTGCCCCTATCCACCTTCACAAAGGGTGTCGTATGTAGCCCCTCTTCCCATAGCGTGATTGAGACTTGCCCCTTTCCTTCGTCATCAAAGTGTAAATTttgagggcgtcgtcgaacaTATCACGCAACGAGATGGACACCCATGAACGCTACAACTACTCGCCCCTCTCCGGCCTGCAATCAACGTCGCTGATCATGCTGTACTCCAGCAAAGACTTAGACAACAACGCACCCCTCGCTTCCAAGCTAGTGGAGATCAACACCGAAGACTCGCCACCTTACCAGGCTGTGCCGTACAATTACCCGAGGCGACGGAGTCCCCGTCGAGCCCCCGACAATCGTGGCCGACAGCGACGCATCTGACCGTCCCCCAGACTCTCCTCCTGCCGCCGAATGGCGCGGCTGCTCCACGGCTTCTCTGCAGTCGCGTCGAGCACGCGAAGCGCGTCGTCGTTCGACTCAACCAGGTTCACCAACGACGAGGAAAGCGTCCAGATCGCCATGATGTCTACAATATACCGCGGCGCGAGAGACGTCGTAGTGTAGCCGAGCTAGACGTGAACGCCGAAGACTTCGGACGGAACCTCCTGCCCAACCGGAGTATCGGACAAGGGTCTTCGTGACAAAGTCCTTAGACCTCACCaccctctccttctcgattTCATGTTCGAAGGCCGATGATCTGTCTTACTGGGCAGTTTCCTGGGCTTCCAAAACAGGCAATCGCCCAAACTGCAGAAGTGGATAGGTCTGATAATTGCCTACGATGTTAGCCGACGAGCTCAACctgtcttgtctctctcAACCCACGGACGAAAGCTTGTCCCTTTCATGGAAAGAGATAGTTCAGATAGGGAGCTACAATGGTGGAAAGATTTGATGTCGTTTTTCGGGAGTAGGCGATGTCTCTCTAGTTTCCCCACACCCCGCCGCCTTTGTATCCTTCCGCGAAGCCTTGGCACTTGTGACTTCGGTGACCGAGGAGCATAATAGAGCCCGATTGGGGCGATTAGAGCCTTATCTAAGGACCTTCTTGAACCTGGTGCTCTGCAGGCTCGGGAAGGATGGAGGACCACGGGAAGCTTCGCCGACGACTTGAGTGGTAAAAGAGCGACGACAGACCCCGGCCATCTGCTCCAAGCCCTGGAGATGGACGATCTGGCTTGCAAATTCCTGTTGGACTATGTGAGACTCGGCTGCCTTCTCCTCAAGGCGGCCGACAGGTCAGAGATTCTCGTCTTAGGAGATTGTGTGAAGAATCCGGGAAGGAGATGGCCGAAAAATGCTGAATTGACGGCCAAAACCGGCGAGACTATAAAACCAATGGATGGAAGACGGTTTAGGACTGCAATTTGGAGTCTTTTGTTCCAAATTGGCTGGTCAGGGTTTGGCTTCGGAAGTTGGTCGACAGTCTGAACTACCTCCTCTGTTCTCATATATagaagacagagagaggaagagggaaacAGCCATTTGTATATGATTGAGAAGACCTCCTGGGGCCGAAATCCGCTTGAGGACCCCTGCCGGTCTCCTGTCTGTAAGAAGGGTCTCCGTCTCATTGGTAGACCAGAAGAAAGTGCTGAAAAGGAGTCCAATCGCGAACTCAACCCTATTCCTCTTCACTCTGGACTACGCCCTGAAGAGCTTGTATTCATCAGAATAATCTCAACAACAGAGTTCGGAGCAGTTTTTTGATCAGCTATGCCATCCAGCCACCAAATCCATAAATTTTCCATCAATTTACAGAGGCAAGTTCATTTCGCAGTTGTGAAACCCGACTCTACATAAGCCGAGATATCATCCAAGTTCTGCTTGGGGCGTTTGCATAGCTTGATCCACCAGAGGACACGAAAAGCAATACACGCCGCAAAACGTCTCGTTCATGTTGTCTGGATGATGGTTGGCTTTGCAGTAAATTCTAAATCATCTTGGAGATAATAAAACCAACCCCCGGTTATAGCCACCTTGCTGCAAGCATGCAAGCGAAATCAAAAGATGCGCAACGCAGTCGGGTACCCCGTTGACCAGATCGAGTCTATACCTCAACGCCGGCCGATGCATGCCTTTCAAAGCTCCTCCCTCCCTATTTCCATGTGGAATTATCTGTACCATCTGGGCCGCGTTCTGAAATCACTGCGCCTTTGGCTTCCTAAGCGGGGCAGTGATGGAGAACTCTGCTATGCTGTACTCAgtcttctcggcctcaaTCTTGTCAgccgccttcttctcatCTTCGGCTTTCTCGTCCTCGGTTATTTTCTTCTTATCGGCTTCATCCTTCTCTGTGTCCTTCTTGGTCTCCTTGACcacgttgccgttgccgtcgagctcgaccacCACGTCGCACGTGTCTAGTGTCCCGTCTTCGGTATACATCCACATCTCCTTGAGCTCTCCTCGGACGAGGCCAGTCAGCCACAAGGAGCCTAGTACGCCAGGGACGAGGTACAATAGCGCGGGTTGGCCGTGCTTGAAGATGGTAAGCATGCAAAGGGTAAACAGCATGCCGAGGGTGTAGCCAATTAAAGAAGCGTTGAAGTAGGTCTTGCTGAAAGTCGACCCCCGAACACTTGGCGGGGACATCTCTTGGCCACCCTTGAGCAGGCCCAGCCATGACGACGACCAGAACCAATCTCCCCAGCATCCGGTGATGTCAAGGTAAGTAGCCTTCTGGGCCATGTGTTGAGTTTTGCtgacggtgacgacgtcgCCTGAGTCGGCGTCGCGCTGGTCGGACTTCAAGTCGGTGGGGACGTACTTGATCTGTCGTTGGTAGTGGCGCCACATGTCGAAACGGAGAGCGAGACACATGACGATGCCAGGGACGACGATGTCTCCGAGACCGAGGATGCTAGACCTAGCAGCAGACTGGAACTGGAGCTTGATGGGAACATCCAGCTTCGTGGCGACGGTGATCATGTACGGTCTGGTTGGAAGTTAGCGATCGCTCAGAGCGATGGAACCGGAACATCTTACGTGTAGAAGACCATGACAATGTCGTAGAAGAAGAGGCCCATCAATACCAAGCTTCCAGTGGCAAAGGTCGTCGGGGACATGATCAGGAATGAGCCGTAGCAGAAGCCGTAGCCCATCAGGTTGGAGAGGAAGGGCGACCCAGACATGAAGTAGGCGAAAACAGCTGTGACAGCCAGGATAAAGCCGATGACGTGTAGGACGGAGATGTGTAATTTTTCGTGGAAGAGGCCGTGGACCTTGGCCCTGACCGTCCACTCGTCCTTCAGGACATGGCGCAAGTCCCAGAGGAATCGGTTGACCTTGATTGTGTTGAACGGAAACATAGAGCGAAGACCGAATGGCAACGGGTTGCTCTTCTGGAGAAACTGCGCGTTGCTTCGGTCCACGTCCTCCCCCGTGAACTTGACGAATGAttcatcgtcggcgtcgacgcggtACAGCGAGCGGTTGTGGCGGAAGTAGTTAGGGAAGAGGAATTCCACGGCAACCCGCAGCGAATGCGCGATCAGGGTCGACAAGCTGGCGACGCCCATGATGGACATGTACACCCGCAGGATCTTGTTGAGGATGGCCGGGTCCTGAAGCCACTGGATGAGGTAGTATAGACCGATCAGCATGGCGCCGGCCAAGAGGGGAAAGAGAATGGCGTCGGTGGGCAAGAGACCCTCGGTAATGGGCTCGTCCTCTTTGCGCTCACGCTCTCCTTTCTTACGCTTCGCAGGAGCGGCAGAAGGGGGACGGCGAAGAGAACCATGGGCCCCAATGTAGATGGTGGCCAGGGCGCTGAAGATGAGCTTGGCCTCCATTGTAAAGAAGCTGGCGTAAACGTAAAGATCCCATTCAAGCGCGGCGGAGGTAGAGTTTCCGTTAATGAAATTGCCAGTCAAGTTGCCAGTGAGGTTATGCGTGGCTTGGTCGAAGGGTGGCGTGGCCGGGCTGGGGACCGGTGGTGAAGCCATGCTTGCAGGTCGAGGCGAAGCCTGGTCGTAAAGAGCCTCTGACTAGAAGCTGATAGATGGGTCTTGAAGCAACGAATATCGATTTCACTTGATTGTAGCCGGAAGTCAACGAGCTGGGTGTAAACCCGCGAGAGCTGATTGGGCAAACCGGCGACGTTGtagaagatgacgacgatgagatGTGGCGGAATGAAGCCCGATGAACCCGTGAAGCGCTACCAGATTGTACTGATCCAGGCTGTGGCTCCTGCCCAGCGAGAGTTCTGGACTGCTGAGTGCCGAATGTCGACTTTCAAACGTCGAATTTCCAAGAGTAGAgcacgccctcgtcgagaaaATAG belongs to Colletotrichum higginsianum IMI 349063 chromosome 5, whole genome shotgun sequence and includes:
- a CDS encoding Ferric reductase; protein product: MNQLLCNIVLFLTFAVSAAAVIVLTFVPCYATICSEDYFDFETRLHLIIYYGLLAVLGIALLLRKYFPRVRTISGHHLLPGGPLVSKSVTVGGLLASVWIVGVTASTTVFWLPAQWDFWGQRADPLGWMSAKIQLTITGVTGHYADILLGLLIIPVSRNSLIGKGLSLHQSTLLFMHKMVAYLYSAAATAHGITYIIYASDSSSEGDEAKEEAFATGNPAMTLSESKQRSEWFTLTTYTGIAAILPVWIIVITSIPWIRRNHYNFFYYNHVLFGLVIFVAASIHASTDFYLLMPGLLLWLADWACRIFAGEAGGLSSKTSATLENAGNGWLRITLPPLRKLDDSYSRVIALEEKGRPSFQPLLYYHLQIPAISRLQNHAFTAAIPSSIDSGPVFLLQPTTGKSQRRLNKEWTWKLASLVSEPLSTKTINVRAEGPYGVGDNGFETASHLICIVGGTGITGACSLAHWWLERRPENTFFTLVWTVRDREASMIREWTDLQQTANSVPNLTTFTHVSSEIGRVVPSEHLNNALALAGGAVASSSGHAWVYSSGPTGLLDSVEKACIGAQKSIRVAKDEKGASSWAVQDIGWYVAKWEV
- a CDS encoding Signal peptide peptidase; this encodes MASPPVPSPATPPFDQATHNLTGNLTGNFINGNSTSAALEWDLYVYASFFTMEAKLIFSALATIYIGAHGSLRRPPSAAPAKRKKGERERKEDEPITEGLLPTDAILFPLLAGAMLIGLYYLIQWLQDPAILNKILRVYMSIMGVASLSTLIAHSLRVAVEFLFPNYFRHNRSLYRVDADDESFVKFTGEDVDRSNAQFLQKSNPLPFGLRSMFPFNTIKVNRFLWDLRHVLKDEWTVRAKVHGLFHEKLHISVLHVIGFILAVTAVFAYFMSGSPFLSNLMGYGFCYGSFLIMSPTTFATGSLVLMGLFFYDIVMVFYTPYMITVATKLDVPIKLQFQSAARSSILGLGDIVVPGIVMCLALRFDMWRHYQRQIKYVPTDLKSDQRDADSGDVVTVSKTQHMAQKATYLDITGCWGDWFWSSSWLGLLKGGQEMSPPSVRGSTFSKTYFNASLIGYTLGMLFTLCMLTIFKHGQPALLYLVPGVLGSLWLTGLVRGELKEMWMYTEDGTLDTCDVVVELDGNGNVVKETKKDTEKDEADKKKITEDEKAEDEKKAADKIEAEKTEYSIAEFSITAPLRKPKAQ